One stretch of Pseudomonas azotoformans DNA includes these proteins:
- a CDS encoding fimbria/pilus chaperone family protein: protein MWRTLSSVVALFGCMSLSCLLSGDVIAAGMEPETSVVILYEENGEATINVRNTDASAALLHSVIQNIPEDPEPLLIVTPPIARVEAGETQLVRVISTSKLPLKTQRLKRITFEGIPQARAEGSSTIGITIRQDLPLILHPQGLPRHQEPWKLLEWRLRGNRLTVHNNSAYVIRFGLEVQLLPKRQLGVLPRTYILPGEVLSTLVEGALVDADAIEIQPATVYGYSVGVFQAPVVIDAG from the coding sequence ATGTGGCGTACTTTGAGTTCTGTGGTTGCGTTGTTCGGCTGTATGAGTCTTTCTTGTTTGTTATCGGGGGATGTTATAGCAGCTGGCATGGAGCCGGAAACATCGGTTGTCATTCTTTATGAAGAAAACGGTGAGGCGACGATTAACGTCAGAAATACCGATGCCAGTGCCGCATTGCTTCATTCGGTCATTCAGAACATCCCGGAAGACCCTGAGCCGTTGTTGATCGTTACGCCGCCTATTGCGCGAGTCGAGGCGGGAGAAACACAACTCGTACGTGTTATCAGTACTTCAAAGCTACCGCTCAAGACTCAACGTTTGAAGCGTATTACGTTTGAGGGGATACCGCAGGCGCGCGCCGAGGGCAGCTCGACCATCGGCATTACGATTCGACAAGACCTGCCGCTGATTCTCCATCCTCAAGGTTTACCAAGACATCAAGAACCTTGGAAGCTGCTTGAGTGGAGGTTGCGGGGCAATCGGCTGACGGTACATAACAATAGCGCCTATGTCATACGTTTCGGGCTGGAGGTCCAGCTGCTCCCAAAAAGACAGCTCGGCGTTTTGCCACGTACTTACATCCTGCCGGGCGAAGTCCTGTCGACCCTTGTCGAGGGTGCATTGGTGGATGCTGACGCCATCGAGATACAACCTGCAACTGTCTATGGCTACTCGGTGGGTGTTTTCCAGGCTCCGGTTGTGATCGATGCGGGCTGA
- a CDS encoding DUF1120 domain-containing protein, with product MNKVVGFTFGLMCLGATVTAQANTGSSGNLRVIGTIKPAACTVTLTGGGTVDYATIPAASLPANDYYHLSEKPLPFSINCGSTATQVSLSIADSQSNSTVPGILGPGFPESQNFGLGMVGTKRTGGYSVRFMNLTATGSSLYPLKRVSQSAGWLYNSDGRIDKTPYQHSWSRSTAPTPALVSSVSGTLIVKAVINKANDLNLSQDVPLNGLATLVVARI from the coding sequence ATGAATAAAGTTGTGGGTTTTACGTTCGGGTTGATGTGCTTGGGGGCGACGGTAACCGCTCAGGCCAATACCGGTAGTTCGGGGAACCTGAGAGTTATCGGTACTATTAAACCGGCAGCCTGTACGGTAACTCTCACTGGGGGGGGGACTGTTGACTACGCGACGATTCCAGCAGCAAGCCTCCCGGCGAATGATTACTATCATTTGTCAGAAAAGCCCCTGCCGTTCAGCATAAACTGCGGGTCGACTGCTACCCAAGTGTCCTTGTCTATTGCTGACTCGCAGTCCAATAGCACGGTGCCTGGCATTTTAGGCCCGGGTTTTCCCGAATCCCAGAATTTTGGCCTTGGCATGGTGGGCACCAAGCGTACGGGCGGTTACTCGGTCAGGTTTATGAACCTTACCGCTACCGGCTCTTCCTTGTATCCGCTGAAAAGGGTGAGTCAGAGCGCTGGTTGGTTGTACAACAGCGACGGTAGGATCGATAAGACCCCATACCAGCATTCGTGGAGTCGTAGTACAGCACCGACCCCTGCGTTGGTTAGTTCGGTTTCCGGCACGCTCATCGTTAAAGCCGTTATCAATAAAGCCAATGATTTGAACCTTAGCCAAGATGTTCCTTTGAACGGGCTCGCTACTCTGGTCGTCGCTCGAATCTAA
- the ppx gene encoding exopolyphosphatase codes for MPQSQAKNLSLIAAIDLGSNSFHMVVAKAQNGEIRILERLGEKVQLAAGIDDERQLNEESMQRGLDCLKRFAQLINGMPLGAVRIVGTNALREARNRGEFIRRAEEILGHPVEVISGREEARLIYLGVSHTLADTPGKRLVADIGGGSTEFIIGQRFEPLLRESLQMGCVSFTQRYFKDGKITPARYAQAYTAARLEIMSIEHALHRLTWDEAIGSSGTIRAIGLALKAGGHGTGEVNAQGLAWLKRKLFKLGDAEKIDFDGIKPDRRAIFPAGLAILEAIFDALELQRMDHCDGALREGVLYDLLGRHHHEDVRERTLTSLMERYHVDLEQAARVERKALHAFDQVAEDWDLEDGVWRELLGWAAKVHEVGLDIAHYHYHKHGAYLIEHSDLAGFSREDQQMLALLVRGHRRNIPRDKFAEFGDEGIKLIRLCVLLRFAILFHHIRGTQEMPQVTLRADGDSLDVVFPKGWLDENQLTQADFGQEAEWLTRVGFSLNLR; via the coding sequence ATGCCGCAATCCCAAGCCAAGAATCTGTCCCTGATCGCCGCCATCGACCTGGGCTCCAACAGCTTTCATATGGTCGTGGCCAAGGCCCAGAACGGCGAAATCCGCATCCTTGAGCGGCTCGGAGAGAAAGTGCAACTGGCTGCCGGGATCGACGACGAGCGCCAGCTCAACGAAGAATCCATGCAACGCGGGCTCGATTGCCTGAAGCGGTTTGCGCAACTGATCAACGGCATGCCCCTGGGCGCCGTTCGAATCGTCGGCACCAACGCGTTGCGTGAAGCACGTAACCGTGGCGAATTCATCCGCCGCGCCGAGGAGATCCTCGGGCACCCGGTAGAAGTCATCTCCGGCCGTGAAGAAGCCCGTCTTATCTATCTGGGCGTGTCCCACACCCTGGCCGACACCCCGGGCAAACGCCTGGTCGCCGACATCGGCGGGGGCAGTACCGAATTCATCATTGGGCAAAGATTCGAGCCATTGTTGCGCGAAAGCCTCCAGATGGGCTGCGTCAGCTTCACCCAGCGTTACTTCAAAGACGGCAAGATCACCCCGGCACGCTACGCCCAGGCCTATACGGCGGCGCGGCTGGAGATCATGAGCATCGAACACGCCCTGCATCGCCTGACCTGGGATGAAGCCATCGGCTCGTCCGGCACCATCCGTGCCATCGGCCTGGCACTGAAAGCCGGCGGCCATGGCACCGGTGAAGTCAACGCCCAGGGCCTGGCGTGGCTCAAGCGCAAGCTGTTCAAACTGGGGGACGCCGAGAAAATCGACTTCGACGGTATCAAGCCTGATCGTCGCGCGATCTTCCCGGCCGGCCTCGCGATTCTCGAAGCGATCTTCGATGCTCTTGAACTGCAACGCATGGACCACTGTGACGGTGCCCTGCGCGAAGGTGTGCTCTACGACCTGCTGGGTCGCCATCACCACGAAGACGTGCGTGAGCGCACGCTCACCTCGTTGATGGAGCGCTATCACGTCGACCTGGAACAAGCCGCACGTGTGGAGCGCAAAGCCCTGCACGCCTTCGACCAGGTGGCCGAGGACTGGGACCTGGAAGATGGCGTCTGGCGCGAGCTGCTGGGCTGGGCCGCCAAGGTGCATGAAGTGGGCCTGGACATCGCCCACTACCATTACCACAAGCACGGCGCCTACCTGATCGAGCACTCGGACCTGGCCGGCTTCTCCCGCGAGGACCAGCAAATGCTCGCCCTGCTGGTGCGCGGCCATCGCCGTAACATCCCCAGGGACAAATTCGCTGAATTCGGTGACGAAGGCATCAAGCTGATCCGCCTGTGCGTGCTGCTGCGCTTTGCGATCCTGTTCCACCACATCCGTGGCACCCAGGAAATGCCCCAGGTGACCCTGCGCGCCGACGGCGACAGCCTGGACGTGGTGTTCCCGAAAGGCTGGCTGGATGAGAATCAACTGACCCAGGCGGATTTTGGCCAGGAAGCCGAGTGGCTGACCCGGGTGGGGTTCAGCCTGAACCTGCGCTGA